One window of Hallerella porci genomic DNA carries:
- a CDS encoding bifunctional 4-hydroxy-2-oxoglutarate aldolase/2-dehydro-3-deoxy-phosphogluconate aldolase has protein sequence MQKFLNFLHDVPVVGILRDIPQGAEEACAKTAAQCGLKAIEVTMNTSAAAEIIAKLKACAKPYGIQVGAGTVRNLKDLKIALNAGAEFIVSPNTVEAVIKKCVEENIPDIPGALSPTEVQNAFDWGATCVKIFPVGNVGGPSYIKALRGPFRDIPLLACGGVSTDNVADYFKSGVNLVAFGASIFKPALMQANDWETIGKNLSAFLEKVKACV, from the coding sequence ATGCAAAAATTTTTGAATTTTTTACACGATGTTCCTGTCGTAGGAATTCTCCGCGACATTCCTCAAGGCGCCGAAGAAGCTTGCGCCAAAACCGCTGCCCAGTGCGGCCTCAAAGCAATTGAAGTCACGATGAACACAAGCGCCGCTGCCGAAATCATCGCCAAGCTCAAAGCCTGTGCAAAGCCTTACGGCATTCAAGTGGGCGCAGGCACAGTTCGCAATCTCAAAGATTTAAAAATCGCACTGAACGCGGGCGCAGAATTTATCGTCTCGCCCAATACCGTCGAAGCCGTAATCAAAAAATGCGTCGAAGAAAATATTCCCGATATTCCAGGCGCGCTTTCTCCGACCGAAGTGCAAAACGCATTTGATTGGGGCGCAACCTGCGTGAAAATTTTCCCCGTCGGAAATGTCGGCGGACCTTCTTACATCAAAGCGCTGCGCGGACCTTTCCGCGATATTCCGCTTCTCGCATGCGGTGGCGTTTCAACCGATAATGTCGCCGATTATTTTAAAAGTGGCGTAAACCTCGTCGCCTTTGGCGCAAGCATTTTTAAGCCCGCGCTGATGCAAGCAAACGATTGGGAAACGATTGGCAAAAATTTGTCAGCGTTTTTAGAAAAAGTCAAAGCGTGCGTTTAA
- a CDS encoding menaquinone biosynthetic enzyme MqnA/MqnD family protein, translating into MDLRVGKIPFLVCAPFFHHFLDENRRFEGISFVDGVPSALNQMLWTGKIHLAPASSIAYAKDPKSLILVPDICTSCNLEVHSVELFSKYPMEKLSKKRIYLTAQSGTSVALLRVLCSQYFQIQPEYVSDLADADAALFIGDEALKRKMQNDWPYCFDLAKLWREWKNLPFVFGAWSVHRSALSAELLPLLKIFLENLRQSIAEFRENPTKAISAWKKIYPVPFSAEQLKFYYDSLDYEFTEERKRSLSLYFNLCVKEGILPEEPRLEFLPKI; encoded by the coding sequence ATGGACTTGCGAGTTGGAAAGATTCCTTTTTTAGTGTGTGCTCCGTTTTTTCATCATTTTTTGGATGAAAACCGCCGATTCGAGGGCATTTCTTTTGTCGATGGCGTTCCGAGTGCGCTCAATCAAATGCTTTGGACCGGGAAAATTCATTTGGCGCCAGCGTCATCCATCGCCTACGCAAAAGATCCGAAGTCATTAATTCTTGTTCCCGATATCTGCACAAGCTGCAATCTCGAAGTGCATTCCGTCGAATTATTTTCAAAATATCCGATGGAAAAACTTTCGAAGAAACGCATTTATTTGACCGCGCAAAGTGGAACGTCGGTTGCGTTATTACGCGTTCTCTGTTCGCAATATTTTCAAATTCAACCCGAATACGTAAGCGATCTAGCGGATGCCGACGCCGCCCTTTTCATCGGCGACGAAGCGTTAAAAAGAAAAATGCAAAACGATTGGCCGTATTGTTTTGACTTGGCGAAGCTTTGGCGTGAATGGAAAAATTTGCCGTTTGTATTCGGCGCTTGGAGTGTTCATCGCTCTGCGTTAAGCGCAGAACTTCTCCCGCTGCTCAAAATTTTTTTGGAAAATTTACGGCAATCGATTGCCGAATTTCGTGAGAATCCAACGAAGGCAATTTCTGCGTGGAAGAAAATTTATCCGGTTCCTTTTAGCGCAGAACAATTAAAGTTTTACTACGATTCTTTGGATTACGAATTTACCGAAGAACGCAAACGTTCCCTTTCGCTATACTTTAATTTGTGTGTAAAGGAGGGAATTCTTCCGGAAGAACCGCGCTTAGAATTTCTTCCCAAAATTTAA
- a CDS encoding glycosyltransferase family 2 protein, with translation MDFSMNYLPLEIAFWILLFLLVHCYVLFPVTLPFVSEIFCRKDRKVEGKGKLPKVSILVSAFNEEAVIEKKIQNFLELDYPRELLEILIGDDGSADKTAEIISRYADRGITLVKAPKNAGKAAMLNRLQKLAQGEILVFCDANTMFFPNVVRKLVAPFCDPKIGCVCGHLILTDKSGSPLGSGERSYWDLESEIKKFEGILDRLVGGNGALYAIRKSLYTELPIKKSVMDDFFIAVKVLQKGFFCTFDSSAIGTEQTSKEGIGEYRRKVRIGRANFNYLLSYIPLLNPLRPITAYLFLSHKLLRWLTPHITILTIILNAILLSAKQPVYYVTFGFIALFFILALFKISSSAYYFLLMNFAMLKGSLLSFKKEHGGGWKREARGDEESPASKTISFLLAAIVSLSLLTFKPAEALTADFSVGSTNFTEEFSDFNFSTSIHLWYPLDQMVFLGVGLDYQRFGDVTLVPALASAYVRLPFGSVMMPVGTFDFGYAFGDDSQMMWKAGGGFDIKLGRYSSILLLSGYQNLKKTGDYVYFRCGLLLEL, from the coding sequence ATGGATTTCTCAATGAATTATTTGCCGTTAGAAATCGCTTTTTGGATTTTGCTTTTTCTTTTGGTGCACTGCTACGTGCTCTTTCCGGTAACGCTTCCGTTTGTGAGCGAAATTTTTTGTCGCAAAGATCGCAAAGTCGAAGGCAAAGGAAAACTTCCCAAAGTTTCAATTCTCGTTTCGGCGTTTAACGAAGAAGCTGTTATCGAAAAGAAAATTCAGAATTTTTTGGAATTGGATTATCCGCGAGAATTGCTCGAAATTTTAATCGGCGACGATGGCTCGGCTGATAAAACGGCAGAAATTATTTCGCGTTATGCAGACCGCGGAATTACTTTGGTGAAAGCGCCGAAGAATGCGGGAAAAGCGGCGATGTTAAATCGTTTGCAGAAATTAGCGCAAGGAGAAATTCTCGTGTTCTGCGATGCGAATACGATGTTCTTTCCGAATGTGGTGCGAAAACTCGTCGCACCTTTTTGCGATCCGAAAATCGGTTGTGTCTGCGGGCATTTGATTTTAACCGATAAAAGTGGAAGTCCGCTCGGCTCGGGTGAACGCAGCTATTGGGATTTGGAATCGGAAATCAAAAAATTTGAAGGCATTTTAGATCGGCTTGTCGGCGGAAACGGCGCGCTTTACGCTATCCGCAAATCGCTTTATACAGAACTTCCGATAAAGAAAAGCGTGATGGATGATTTCTTTATCGCGGTGAAAGTTTTGCAAAAAGGATTCTTTTGCACTTTTGATTCGAGCGCAATTGGAACAGAACAAACTTCGAAAGAAGGCATTGGCGAATATCGTCGTAAAGTGCGCATTGGACGCGCCAATTTCAATTACTTGCTTTCGTATATTCCACTTTTAAATCCGCTGCGTCCGATTACTGCGTATCTGTTTCTTTCGCATAAACTTCTTCGCTGGCTAACTCCACATATCACAATTTTGACGATTATTTTGAATGCGATTTTACTTTCGGCGAAACAGCCGGTTTACTATGTGACTTTTGGATTTATTGCGCTCTTCTTTATTCTTGCGCTCTTTAAAATTTCTTCGAGCGCTTACTATTTTTTGCTCATGAATTTTGCGATGCTCAAAGGCAGTTTACTTTCGTTTAAGAAAGAACACGGCGGCGGTTGGAAACGCGAAGCTCGCGGCGATGAAGAATCTCCCGCTTCTAAAACGATTTCGTTTTTGCTTGCTGCAATTGTATCTTTGTCTCTGCTAACTTTTAAACCGGCAGAAGCTTTGACTGCAGATTTCAGCGTGGGCTCTACGAATTTTACCGAAGAATTTTCGGACTTCAATTTTTCGACATCAATTCATCTTTGGTATCCGCTCGATCAAATGGTTTTCCTCGGCGTGGGCTTGGACTATCAGCGCTTTGGCGATGTTACTTTGGTGCCGGCGCTTGCGAGCGCTTATGTGCGGCTTCCGTTTGGAAGCGTGATGATGCCTGTCGGCACCTTTGACTTCGGGTATGCGTTCGGCGACGATTCGCAGATGATGTGGAAAGCTGGCGGAGGCTTTGACATTAAGCTCGGACGCTATTCTTCGATTTTACTTTTAAGCGGCTATCAAAATTTAAAGAAGACCGGTGATTACGTTTACTTTCGCTGCGGATTACTTTTAGAATTATAA
- a CDS encoding thioredoxin family protein → MKRIVFCIFVFCGILFAAKSGKVSADSVRWENYSEALASAKSDHKLIFVDIVADWCVPCREMDKTTYRDKSVITLLNSRFHAVRLNQEVQDSIICDDKKLPANRCFFDVWNLQAVPSYVLIAPKGLSILTYSGKLSSDELRMLLMQFLEKEKEWISQ, encoded by the coding sequence ATGAAACGCATCGTTTTTTGCATTTTCGTTTTTTGCGGAATTTTGTTTGCTGCAAAATCGGGAAAAGTTTCTGCGGATTCTGTGCGCTGGGAAAATTATAGCGAAGCGCTCGCCTCTGCGAAAAGCGATCATAAATTGATTTTCGTGGACATTGTCGCGGACTGGTGCGTGCCTTGTCGCGAAATGGATAAGACGACTTATCGCGATAAATCGGTGATTACTCTTTTAAATTCGCGGTTTCACGCGGTGCGTTTAAATCAAGAAGTTCAAGATTCGATTATTTGCGATGACAAAAAATTGCCCGCGAATCGTTGCTTCTTCGATGTTTGGAATTTGCAAGCAGTTCCCTCTTACGTGCTCATTGCGCCGAAGGGACTTTCGATTCTCACGTATTCGGGGAAACTTTCTTCCGATGAACTGCGCATGCTTTTGATGCAATTCCTTGAAAAGGAAAAGGAATGGATTTCTCAATGA